Proteins co-encoded in one Brassica rapa cultivar Chiifu-401-42 chromosome A02, CAAS_Brap_v3.01, whole genome shotgun sequence genomic window:
- the LOC103853050 gene encoding sm-like protein LSM3B — translation MSGEEDATVREPLDLIRLSLDERIYVKLRSDRELRGKLHAFDQHLNMILGDVEEVITTVEIDDETYEEIVRTTKRNIQFLFVRGDGVILVSPPLRAP, via the exons ATGTCCGGCGAGGAAGACGCCACCGTGAGGGAGCCGCTAGATCTGATTCGTCTGAGTCTCGACGAGAGAATCTATGTCAAGCTCCGCTCAGACCGCGAGCTTCGTGGCAAGCTTCAC GCGTTTGATCAGCATTTGAATATGATTCTGGGCGATGTTGAAGAAGTTATCACAACAGTTGAGATTGATGATGAGACATATGAAGAGATTGTCCGG ACGACAAAGCGCAACATTCAGTTTCTGTTTGTGAGAGGAGATGGAGTTATATTGGTGTCTCCACCACTCAGGGCACCCTAA